The nucleotide sequence GGTGAGGCACTTGCCAGCCTAATTTTCCATCCTGTAAGGGATCAGCCGAACCATCGTTATCCCCAGCAATAACGGGTTTTTCACAGGCCATCGCTTCTAAATAAACAATCCCAAACCCTTCTTGAGAAGGCATCACATAACCATCACAGAGGCGGTAATGATCGACTAATTCCTCGGTGGGAACAAACCCGGCAAATATGACACGATCGCTCACTCCTAAATCTTGAGCTAACTGTTGTAATCTAGGTTGGTCATCTCCCCGACCAATGACTAAATATTTAATATTGGGAAACACTTCCGCAATTTGGGATAAAGCGCGAATGGTAACATCCACTCCTTTATAAGGATCGCCTTTCCAAAGTCGCGCCACGGTCATTAACACCCGTGCATCCTGTAAACCATAGCGTTCAATCAAGTGTTGAGGTTTAGGGCCGGGAGTAAATTGTTCCCCATTGACCATACAGGCTAACATTTCAAATTGCTTAGGATTTAACTGATTAGCAATACAAGCTTGATCTCGGCTATATCGGCTAATTGTCCAAATTTGATCGGCGTTTTGTAGGGCTTTTTGACACTTTTTCGGCAAAGGTTCCCAGACTTCTTTACCATAGGTTAATACGGTGTAGGGAATGCCCAAAGGTTGACAAATTGTTTGCACCAAATGGGCTAAATTAATATGACCACACAAAACTCTTTGCGGCCGATATTTGATTAAATTAGTTAGTAAAGATATTGCTAATTTAATCCTTCCCCAGAG is from Planktothrix serta PCC 8927 and encodes:
- a CDS encoding glycosyltransferase family 4 protein — translated: MLFKKYLNLNQNRLIWCFLAVFSCEGGIQSYVKDILEASQNINPNSYVLILRDYPGCSNPFETTLSPFKFEYFKSLNPLWGRIKLAISLLTNLIKYRPQRVLCGHINLAHLVQTICQPLGIPYTVLTYGKEVWEPLPKKCQKALQNADQIWTISRYSRDQACIANQLNPKQFEMLACMVNGEQFTPGPKPQHLIERYGLQDARVLMTVARLWKGDPYKGVDVTIRALSQIAEVFPNIKYLVIGRGDDQPRLQQLAQDLGVSDRVIFAGFVPTEELVDHYRLCDGYVMPSQEGFGIVYLEAMACEKPVIAGDNDGSADPLQDGKLGWQVPHRDVDAVAQACIELLKGEDQRCNGSWLREQCLAHFGKPAFQSRVQQLLQQKVV